A stretch of DNA from Prosthecobacter debontii:
GCTCCAGATGCAGATTGAGTTGGCGTGATCAACTCTGTGGGTTCGTAGCTGGCGCTGTTGTTGTGATCCACCCTGAGGTCAGGAACCTGTGTTGAGGTTAAGCTGAGCTTCCACGGATGCATGTTTGGCTGGAAACGATAACGTGAAAGGTTTATAGCAACGCCCGATGAATCATAGTAAGTTATCACGAGTTCCATCTCAGTAACCAACTGGTCGCTTTCGACGAAAAGTGTCAGATGATCAGGAAACTCAATGTCCACCCAAGCCTGGTTGCCTCCATAGCGGATATCCACTCCTGGAACCTTCCTTGCTGCTGAACTGTTGAGCTTTGCGTTCGTATTGCCGGAAGCGTCTGTAATACGGACGTAGTTTGACCCGCGGACCGAAACTGTGAGCCATCCTGTACTTGGTCCAGTTGTTTGAGCAGCCAGTGCTGGTGCAGCCGATGTTGATAACTGGCCGTCTTCCAAGAAATCAACAATCATATTCAGAACCACAGGGTTCCTCATCATCTCAGTGTGCTCTGAAAGATCGCTTGTCGTTATTGCCTGATATGTGGTATTTGGTGCGCAATATGAGTCTGGACGCCTGGCGCTGAGATAAGGAACCACTTTATCCCCCCTCCCCTTGATCTCGAAAAACTTCGGGTATGGAGCTTGTCTCCCTAGATCGCCGCGATATTCAGTCGTGACTGCTACTGCGACAGTTGTATCTCTCTGCGGTCGGTCACCGTAGATGTGTAGAAACTTGATGTCGTTTGTGTCCGAGGACCAATCATCCTGCTTGCCGCCTTGAAAACTGTGAAACGCCAAATTGTTTACACTGGGCGTGTCCGGGCTGGCTTCACGATCAATCATTGAACGAAAGTCTTCCATGGAGTAGTCTTCGAAACTGTTGCGGTCATTGTCTAAATCCCATCCAACTTCCAAAAACATCGGGCGCTCTGCTTTTTCCATGTATAGCGAAGATGGAAGCAATTCATGGAATGATTGGAATGTAGGGAGCGTTGCCTTGATCGAGTCATTGTTCCACCAGTCCACGATCGTGTGTCCGTATAAGTCTCCCTCGAGCATTCGGTATATAGCTACTGGGGCACCCCAAAAAGGACTACCTACAGTTACCACGTTTTCAATATCATCGGCCCCATAGTCCAGAATGTAGCGGCGCAATAAAAGCCCTCCCATACTATGGGCAACCACATTCACTTTTGCGCCACCATGAAGCTGCCGAATGTTCTGAATATATTGCCGAAGATCGGAAGTGTGAACGGAGTTACTCCTACGCCAATCATATGGAAACGGGAAAAATGACGGGATTGATGCCATCCCGCTCGTTGCGGTTTGAAATGATGAAGTCATACGATTCGGATTCTCATCCAAATCAAAAAAGTGATAACCTTGCCGTGTGTCAGTCATGAAATCAATGAAGGGTCCATAGACAATCTCAGTCCCAACTCCGACATCAACAGGATCATACTCTCGAATAAGGCCAACAGCTTTAACATCGTTTGCTCCTGTTCGAAGGTTTAAAGCACGAATATCTAATGCATCAAGCGATGGCCAAAGATACTCACCATTTCCAGTTCCATATGAACCATCCTCCCCAGCTCCGGTCAACATGCTGCCTGCAATGCCAGGGATGAAAATGACTGGTGTTTCATAGCCAGGACCGATGGCCATTGAAATGTCTTCAAGCCATTCGGTTGGATCGTAGATAGGCCTTGAAATAGCGGAATCAGCCCATGCAGAATGACTGCCATCAGGGGAGAATTTAGTGATATTCTTTGATAATCCTCCCATTACATAAATATTATCCTCTTTATCTACTACTATGCCAACAGGGCAGTCAGATTGAGGCTCCCAATCGAAACGCCAACGCGAAGAAAAAACCCCTCCTTGTCCTAGGTCGTTGAATTTCATTAGTTTCGCTAAAAGCAAAGACAGTTCATCTTGTTCGTTATATGCTATAATACCGTTAGCCACGTATAGATTCTGTTTACTGTCCCTTGCCATTCCGACTGGTTGAATCACTTTTTCCGGGAAAAACTGGGATAAGGAACCGTTGTCTAAAATATATATTTCTCTTTCTTCATTTGAATATCCATAATTTACACTTTTATGAACCGTGAAATGAAGTCGATCTTGACGATCTACCATTATATCATGCAGCTCATCATCTTCTACAAATGGTGGCGCATTAAGGTTGACAACTGTTGTCCGATTGCCATCTGGCTCAAGCTTGATTATTGTTCTGTAGTCAGGGGATCGAAGATAGAGATTATTTAGTGAATCAAAGGCGGGAGATTGGCCGCCATTGGCTGGTGTCAGAAAATTGGCCCCTTTGCCTTCAGGCGTAAATTTTAAGACGGCATTTCCCGAGGTAGTAACAAAAACATTGCCATCGAGATCCACAGAAATTCCAGATAAGCCATCGCGATATCCTTCTTCATTGTGCCCGAGCAAGCTCGCAGCATTCGCAAAGACGTCGCTTTTGCCATCTTTGTTAAATCTTTCAATCAAAGTTTCACGTGAGTATATTACATATATATACTCGTTTTTTTGCGGCGCATCTTCTGCGTATATTTTTTGAAATTGTAGAACGGCAGAAATGCCCAGGAGGTATAAAACAAGTAATTGGTTCATGGCCTTTGCGCTTGTAATGCTATAAGGCTTAATGTGCTATTGTCTTTAACAATATATCTACACACGCCTTTGCAAAGGCGGGTGCGTTGATCTCGCAGTCCATCTCGATGACGGGGATGTCGGCGCGCAGGTTCGTTTTGAGCGCGGTGAAGAGGGCGGCGTCGGCGGCCGGATCGTGGAAGGGTTTGCCAGGCGCACTGATGACGCTGATGGCTTTCAACGGCAGCAGCACGGTCACCGGGGCGGTGTAGGCATTCACTTTCTCCGCCAGGATGCGGCCCAGCTCGGCGCACTCCTCGGGCGTGGTACGCATGAGGGTGACCTGGGGATTGTGCTGATAGAAGAGACGATCCTGGTATTTCTCCGGCACGCTGGCGCGCTCGCCGAAGTTCACCATGTCCAGGCAGCCGGGGGTGACGATGGCAGGGGTGCCGGTTTTCCCGGCGGCTTCCAGACGATGCGGTCCTGCATTGAGCACGCCGCCCACGAGTTCATCCGCCCACTCGGTGGTGGTGATGTCCAGCACGCCGGTGATGAGGCCGCTTTCGATCAGGCTCTCCATGATGCGCCCGCCGGTGCCGGTGGCGGCGAAAACGAGCACTTCATAGCCAGCCGCTTCGAGCTGGGCTTTCGCGGCATTCACGCACTCGGTGGTGTTGCCAAACATGGAGGCGGCGATGAGGGGCTTATCCTCGGCAGGGGGGATCTCCATCTCCACCATGCCACAGATGGCTCCAGCAGCGCGGGCAAGCAGGGTGCGGGAAAGGCGGTTGATGCCGGAGACATCCACGATGCTGGGGATCATGACGATGTCCTTGGTGCCGACATAGGGGGCCACATGGCCAGCGGCCAGGGTGGAGACCATGACCTTGGGAAACCCAATGGGCAGAGCTCTCATGGCGGTGGTGCTGATGGCGGTGCCGCCCCCGCCGCCCAGGGAGATGACGCCCTGGATGCGGCCTTCCGTGACCAGGCTGCTCAGCAACTGCGCGGACGCACCCGCCATGGCGGTGACTGCCTCACCCCGGTCCTGGCGCTCCAGGATGCCTGCCAAGTCCACGGCTCCCGCCGCCGCCACTTCCTCGCGCGTGATGTCGGGGCGCACCGCCGCAGGCTGGCCGGTGCCGGTATCAATGAGCAAGGTCTGATGACCCCGCTGCCGGATCAATTCCGCAACGTAAGCGTGTTCCAATCCTTTGGTGTCCAGAGTGCCGAGAACTGCGATGGTGGCCATAGAGTGCCCTTTTTAGAGGAGAGAGTGGAAAGCCGTCAAGAGAGGGGAAACCGCATGCGGCTATCTGAAAGCAACGTCAGGGAAAAAAGAGGCGAGTCGGTTAGGGGAGTCGGTGGCACGATTTCGCGTGACTTTTGCTCTATCTACTCTAGAGGATGTCTTTATGAACCTTCGGTTTCTTTTGGGCGTGATCGCTCTCGGGTCAACGCTCTTTTTCACACGGATTACAGCCGCATCGGAGGCTGTCCCGGAGCCATTTTTTAATGCCGCTGTTTTTGAAACGGTGACTTTCCAGGTGGGAGCTTGGGTGGAGACCGAGCCTCAGGAGCAAGAGGAAGGTCGAGTGGTCACCTTCCAGGCACGAGGCCTGCCGAAGGGCTTGAGCTGTGATGCAACCACGGGCGTGATCAGGGGTGTGCCGCTGAGACCGGGGAAGTCCAAGGTCACGATCACAGGGACCGACCAGGACCGACATAAAACCATCACTCGGGTGATTCTGAATGTGGAAGGATTCCCCGCCGAGTGGGTGGATGAACATCACGGATTGATCGACACCGATGCCGGTGGATTGAAGATCCGGGGCTTCGTGAGGTTGATTGTGGCAGCACATGGATCCTTCTCTGGAAAGCTGATCTTGGGCTTTCAGGAGTTCCCACTGAAAGGGAGCTTGGTGAAAAGGGAGGCCGAGGGGCCTTTTAAGGCGGAGATCGTGCTCCAGCCGGACCTGACGCTCTCCATGGAAACCTCGATGGATGGATTGACCTGCATCTTGGAAAGAGATGAATCGTCCGACGAACCCTGGCAGAGTGTTTTTGGGGCGCTGCGGCGCACTTACGACAAAAAGCATCCCGCCACTTGGGCAAAGGGGGTGTACAATGTCTATAGCGCGCCTCCAGGCCAAAGCTTCCCCCATGACGATCATCCATTGGGAGATAGCATTTACTCGCTGACCGTCAGCGCAGATGGCAGAGCCTTGCTGAAGGGAGTGTTGGCCGATGGGAGTGCCGTGACTTGGAGTGGTGTCTTGCTGGGCGAGGAGCCGACGAGGGTGCTGTTCCCCATCTATCTGCCCCTCTACAAGGTGAAGAAGGTGCCCTCAGGACTGTTAATGGGCGATTTAAGCGTTTACACCGAAACGGCCGAGGGGGCCCCAAAATCTCCTCCTGAGACAGGGGTGAAGGACTATTTGGGCGGCCATTTGATTTGGGAAAAAGCAGCGGCGGTGTCTGACCGAGAGCGTCTTTATCCTGAGGGATTCTCGATGGAGTTGACCACGGAGGGGCTCCCTTATCAGCGCCCCCGTTCCGGTTCTCTGTTGTTGAATGCCCCAGTGGGGAATTTCAATGCAGTCTTGTCATTTTACACGGAGGGCGTGGCCGACTTTGGGCAATGGTTCACGATCACGCGCACGAATGGCATCAAGATGCCAACTCCAGACGCAGAAAGTTCTGTTTCCAAAATCAGCTTGAGCGTCAATGCACGCACAGGCTTTTTCAGTGGCAGTTGCGCCGTCAAGGAAGGGCGTCGCACCTGCAAGTTCAGAGGCATCATCATCCAGCCGAGTTCCGGGCGGGGTAAGGGGCAAGGTCATTTCCTCCTGCCGGACTTGCCGGAGGTCGGGGTATCAACACCGCCTCTCATCCTCAGTGGAGCCATGGCTTGGATGGCTCTGGCGTCTGGAGGCCCGGGTGGTGGCAGCCCTGATGACTGGCAACCCCCATATGATCCGAATCCGATCGTGAATCCCCCGTGACGTTGGACGCGCTCCAGCGAGCTTTTTCGCCGACCTTGACCCACCCTCCACTCGGGGTTAGTTAGTGGGTTCTCCTGCCGACCTTCCCCTGATGTCCATCGAACGCACCCGTAATTTCTCCATCATCGCTCACATTGACCACGGGAAGACCACGCTCTCCGACCGGCTGTTGGAGTTCACCAAGACCATCTCCCAGCGTGAGCAGCAGGCTCAGCTGCTGGATGCGATGGATCTGGAACGTGAGCGCGGCATCACGATCAAGGCGCACCCGGTGTGCATGTTTTACAAGGCCAAGGACGGCCTGGAATATAAACTGAACCTGCTGGATACCCCCGGGCACGTGGACTTCAGCTATGAGGTCAGCCGCTCCTTGGCTGCCTGTGAAGGCGCTCTGTTGCTGATCGATGCCTCGCAGGGCGTGGAAGCCCAGACGGTGGCGAATTTGAACTTGGCGATGCAGCAGGATCTGCACGTCATCCCGGTCATCAATAAGGTGGACCTGCCGAGCGCTGACATCGATAAGTGCAAACGTCAGCTCGAGGACATCCTCCAGCTCCCCTCGGATGAGGCTGTGCCTGCCAGCGCTAAGATGGGCATCGGCATCGAGGACATCCTGGAGGCCATCGTCGCCTACATGCCACCGCCGAAAGACCCGGCCGATGGTTATGTGCGCGCTTCCGTGTTCGATTCCATTTTCGATCCTTATCGCGGCGTCGTCAGCTACGTGCGTGTGGTCAGCGGCACCATTGTGCGGGGGCAGAAAGTTCGCATGATGTCCACCGGCCTGGATTATGAAATCAAGGACGTGGGCATCTTCCGCCCGAAGATGACCGCCTGTGAAAAGCTGGAGCCCGGTGACGTCGGTTATCTCATCGCGAACGTGAAGTCCACCGCCGATGTGAAGATCGGCGATACCATCACGGAAAGCCGACGCCCATCCCCTGAGCCGCTTCCAGGTTTCAAGGAGATCCATCCGCTCGTTTTCAGCGGCATTTATCCGGTCAGCACGGATGACTTTGAAGCGCTGAAACTCGCCGTCGGGAAGCTGCAGATCAATGACGCGGCCTTCACCTTCATGGCGGAGAGTTCCGCCGCTCTCGGTTTCGGTTTCCGCTGCGGTTTCCTCGGCTTGTTGCACATGGAGATCGTGCAGGAGCGTCTGCGTCGTGAGTTTAACATGGACGTCATCTCCACCTATCCATCCGTGATTTATGAGGTCCGCAAGACCGACGGCACGGAGATGCTGGTGGATAACCCCACCTTCCTGCCCTCCGCGAATGAGATCGATGAAATCCGTGAGCCGATGGTGAGGGTGAACATCATGATCCCGAACGACTACATCGGAGACATGATGCAGCTCGTCATGGATAAGCGCGGCCAGGTGAACAACACCGAGACGCTGGATGATCGCCGCGTGCTGCTGCACACCGTCATCCCGCTGAATGAGATCCTGGTGGACTTCAATGACAAGCTCAAGTCCATCACCCGGGGTTACGGCAGCATGGACTATGAACATGCCGGCACTCAAGCCGCCGAACTGGTGAAGATGGATATCCTCATCGCGGGTGATCCCGTGGATGCCTTCTCCTGCATCGTGCACCGCAGCAAGGCCGAGAGCCGTGGTCGCCAGCTCTGTCAGAAGCTCAAGGAAGTGATTCCTCAGCAGCTCTTCGTCGTCGCCATTCAGGCCGCCATCGGTGGCAAGGTGATTGCCCGCGAATCCATCAGCGCCCTGCGCAAAGACGTGACCGCCAAGTGCTACGGCGGTGACATCAGCCGTAAGCGCAAGCTCCTGGAGAAGCAGAAGGAAGGTAAGAAAAAGATGAAGGCCATCGGCAAGGTGAACATCCCGCAGGAAGCGTTCATCGAAGTGCTGAAGACGAACTGAAGACTTCTGGGTCTTTCTTCAAAACCCAAAACAGGGCGGTTGATTTCAACCGCCCTTTTTGTTGGGCATTTGTTGAGGCGCATGAATGGTGGAATTGGAAGTGTCGTGAATGAATGGCAGACAAGTGGCCCGCACACTCCGTGTGCGGAAAGCCGCCTTGCAGGCCAAACGAGAGACGTTTCGACATAGCGTCTTGCAGGAGGATGCGTGAACAGCCTTTCACTGCAGAGTTCGAGAAGAAAAGTAACTCTCTAAGCCTTCCTGGCGGTATCCCGCACACGGAGTGTGCGGACCACTTCACTCTCGCGGACTTCGCTGGATTTCAGACCTAGCCTCCGGGTGGGAGGTGAGCGATTAGCCCCGGGTGAAGCGAACGAAGTGAGCGAGAACCCGGGGATGCCTACCGAAGCGGCCGTGAGTCAGGATCGCGCGATGGAAGTGCGCGAGAAGTATGGCATCAAGGACGATCGGCGATGCAAGGGATTGGCCATCGGTGATGATCGAGGGCTGATGCACGTTTCTCGCCCCCTTTCAGGGAGCGGCCCTGAACGGGGGATACTGCCCTATGCAACCGGGGGTTCGGTTCGCTTCGCTCACGTCACCACCCGGCTCATGGCTCGTCTCCCTCCAGGAGACAAGGCGGCTGGAGGGGCATGGGTTTTGAAGGGAACTCACAGCACCTTTTTCATGATCGTAACATCGAGAATGTCGCTAACATGAAATGTGTTTTTGGTGCGGCGTTGGCGATATTGATCCTAGCTGTAGCTGATCCTCAAAGACACTTCACCCGTCTCGTCATCTCGGAGTAAATATCCGTGAATGGCCTCTTTACGGAGGTGGATCTCATAGCGGCGCCCGCGTTGTCGTTGACGTTTCTGATCCCACCCAGGAGTGTCTGTTTCCCAGAAGTAGTCATACTCCTGCATGCTCTCGAGCTCATTGTCAGGAGGCCGATCAAAGGTGGTTGGGAGGGGATCTTTTTCTGAATGGGGAAAATAGTAAGGCACGATTTCTTTGAGCCCAGGAGAGGCCTCGATGAACGATTGGAAATCGGCTTCGGAGCAGGAGAAGTCGAGCCAGTAAGATCTGGTGAACACGTTTCCGGCAGTCGAGGCGCGGTAGCTGCGGTCAGGGATCGGTGCTAAATGTGCAGAGGCAATGACGGCGTCGTGGACTCGTTCACGCTCTCCTGCCATCCACCAGAAGTAGAGGCCCGTCATCAGGCCACCGATGATCAACGATGTGATGGCGATGATTTTGAGACAAGAACGCATGGCTATGGTTTCAGTCACAGCCTCTTCTTGAGTCCCCGCAAGGTCACAAAGACGCCTAACGCAAAGTGCACCCAGAGCACGCTGATGGCGAGAGCGGGGCTGGGGAACCAGGTGCGCACGAAGAGGGTCAGCGGCTCATACAGGGGCGTGTCTTTCAGTGTCTCCATACCGCCGGACCAGCCATAGTAGGCGGTGATGAAGGGATGCAAAACCCCACCCAAGACGCGGGGGAAGCCTAACACGGCCCCGGCCAGGATGAGATTGGTGAAGGCCAGCATCCAGCAGCGGCTGTGGGAGCGCTCCGCACTCGGGCTGAGGGCGGAGGTGGCGAGGCACAGGCTGGTGAAGGCGATGCCGGTGACCATGAGCAGCAGCAGACGCGCCAAGGCGAAGCCGGGTAAGCCGCCGGTGACGACTTCCACCGTGAGAGCGGACAGCAAGATCTGCAAGAGCACCACCGGGAGGACGAAGCCCAGCTTCCCCAGCAGGTAGGCCAGAGGGCGCAGGCCGCCGGTGCGCTCACGATGATACACGGGCCACTCGGAAGCGATCTCACGTGCGGCGGTACGCACGCTGAAGGCCATGGTTAGAACCACCATGAGAAACCAACCCATGGCGCAAGTATAAGCTGCGGGCCAGAGCACGGCCGGGCTGGTATCGCCAGAAGTGACCGCGCTGAGGTAATGATCGTTCGGCAGGATGAGCAGAGCGGCCACGGCTGGAGCCAAGGCCGTGAGGCCCACCTGGATGAGCCACTCCTTCTGGGTGCGGCGAAAGGTGGACCAGCGGCGGAGAATGAGATGCTTCGCCTGCGCGGCGACGGAGGGCAAGGCTGGTGGGGGGGGCAACTCCTCTGCGGATTCAGGCGCGGGTTTGCCGTCATCCTCGGGGGCTTTGGCTTTGGCGTTGGCGGGTAAGGTGATGTGTCCGGTCGGGTTGCCCTCTTCTTCATCATCCTTGGCTTTGATGGCTCCGCCGAGCTTGAAGGCATCGTAATAGGAGTCGCGATGACGCATCCAGGATTCTCCCCAGCGGGAAGCGGGTCGCTTGGCCAGGCGGGGATACAGCTCCTCGATAGCTTGGATGCTGAAGTAGTGGGTGACGGCGCGGGAGGGGCCGTGGAAACAGACGTGCCCTTCATGCAGAATCACCACCGTGTCGTAGGCAGCGAGGTTGGCGGCCATCTGTGTGGCGTGGATGACCACACGGGAGGGATGATCCGTGGCGGTGAATTTCAGGAGCGCCGTCATCTCGCTCTGGGACTTGGCGTCGAGTCCGTCCGTGAATTCATCGCAGATGACCAGGGAGGGATCGCTGACCAAGGCGACGGCGAGTTTCAGGCGGCGCTTTTGCGGCAGAGTCAGAGAGCTGACACGATGCGTGGCCACATTTTCCAAACCCACCCCGACGAGGAGATGCGAGGCGCGATCCACCCGCTGCTCGGCGGTCTGATCCGCCACACGCAGCATCAGGGCGCTCATCACGCTCTCCCGCACCGTCAGCACTGGGCTGAGCACGTCATCGGAGGCGGGCACGTAGCCGATTTCATTGGCATGCAGCGGTGCCTCGGAGGTGTCTTTGCCCCGATACATGATGGTGCCACCGCCCACTTCCTGATGCCCTGCCAAGAGGCTCAGCAGGGTGCTTTTACCCGAACCGGCAGCCCCAATGACGGCAAGCAAGTGACCAGCGGGGACCGAGAAGCTCACGTGGTCCAAGGCCGTCAGCGCCTTGCCTCCTGGGCCGGTGAATACGTGAGAGACGCTGATGAGTTCGAGCATGGGGAATGAAAGCGGGGAAAGCCGTCGCACACAACTGGCAAAAAAGTCGATGAATGAAGACTCCATCAAGAAGGCGCTTGCACACACCCTGCTCGCTCCTTCATGCTGAGGGTGTATGTTGCGCCGTTTTGCCCTCTTCTCCTTTCTCGCTGCTGCGACCCTCGCCTCCGGACTGACGCCGGATGGTAAACACAAGCTGGTTTTGATCGCCGGTAAGCCCTCGCACCCTCCCGGCATGCATGAGTTTCGCGCCGGATCGCTGCTGCTGGAAAAGTGCCTCAAGGAGATCCCTAACCTCGTGGTGGACCGCCACGACATGGGCTGGGTGACGGATGAGGCCACCTTTGCGGATGCTGATGCCGTGGTCATCTATGCCGATGGTGGCAAAGGACACCCGGCGGTGCAGGGGACGCATCTGGAGACGCTAAAGGGGCTCATGGCCAAGGGAGTGGGCTTCGGCGTCATGCACTATGGCGTGGAAGTGGTGCCGGAGCTCGGGGGCAAAGAGTTCCTGGCGTGGCTGGGCGGTCACTATGAGAACTCCTACTCCTGCAATCCCATCTGGGAGCCCAACTTCACCTCTTTCCCCGAACATCCGATCACCCGTGGGGTGAAACCCTTCCAGATCGAGGACGAATGGTATTTTAACATGCGCTTCCGTCCGGCTTTTGGCGAGGGCATCGAGGCAGCCAAGGACGGAGACACCCGCTTCGTCCCCATCCTGGTCGCAACACCCTCCGACGCCACCCGTGATGGTCCCTATGTGTATCCCAAAGGACCTTACCCGCACATCCAGGCCCAGAAGGGGGAGAAGGAATCCATGATGTGGTGCGTGGAGCGTCCCGATGGCGGACGCGGCTTTGGTTTCACCGGCGGTCATTTCCACAAGAACTGGGGCAATGGCGAGTTTCGCAAAACAATCCTGAATGCCCTGCTGTGGGTGACTAAAGTCGAGGTCCCCGAAAACGGCGTGGCCTCCACCGTCAGCGAGGAGGATCTGACCCAGAACCTGGACGATAAACCCGCACCGAAGCCCAAGAAAACGACGATGACGACGCCGAAGGTGTTCCAGCGCGAGGTGGTGGTGACTGAAAAGTGACTTGCCTCGCGAAGCGTCCCGGAGTGCGGTGGCAAAGAAGCCGGAGTCATCAGGCTTCGGCGACACCGCTCCCGAGTGGTCTTGGATATCGCACGGTGGGAAATGTCATCGGACGCGATGACTTGGCCTCAAGACGCTAAGGAATTTTTAAAGTGCACTCGCTTCGACCAGAGCGGTGTCGCCGAGGCAATGCCTTGCTCTTGCCTCTCTGCCACCGCACTCCGGGACGCTGCCGCGAGAATCACGGCCTCAATGGGAAGCCTTTTGGGCTCATCAGCACCGTCATTCCTTGGTGGACGGTGGATCGAAGGGCTTGTTAAATGCAGGCCCGCGTTCGCCATCGTAGGTGGCCCGCAGTCGCTGATCGTCAGGGCCTTCCTTGCGGCGGATGATGGCGGGCGCCACGAGATTGCCCAGCCGCCGCCTTTCGGCACGCCCCGCCTGCCACTGCTCCCAGGTGTAGCAGCGCTCTGGTTTGATCGGCAGGGTTGTATCTGTCATAGCTGCTGAAATATAAGGTTAGTCTTGCGGTTTCGCCAGTTCTTGTTCGACCTCCTTGCGAACAGCAAGCAGTTCCGCTTCACAGCGATATTTAGGAGAATTGGCGATTTTAAGAGCTTCGTCCCAATCAAAAGCAACGCTTTGAGAAAGAACAGATGTCATGAGCTTCTTGGCACAGTCGTCATCCTCTTCGTTATAGCCTGTCCATTTCCTGGCTGCGTAAACTCGCCCAACCAGCAGGTCTTCGATGGGAATCAAAACCACGAATCCGACGGGGGTTTGAATTTTGGCCAGTTCCTTCTCGGCTAGGTAATTGATTTCTCCTAGAAGATCGATCCACAGGTTCTCGATCTGCCAACTTTTTCCTCCATGAGGCTTGGCTCCTGGAATTTGT
This window harbors:
- a CDS encoding ThuA domain-containing protein codes for the protein MLRRFALFSFLAAATLASGLTPDGKHKLVLIAGKPSHPPGMHEFRAGSLLLEKCLKEIPNLVVDRHDMGWVTDEATFADADAVVIYADGGKGHPAVQGTHLETLKGLMAKGVGFGVMHYGVEVVPELGGKEFLAWLGGHYENSYSCNPIWEPNFTSFPEHPITRGVKPFQIEDEWYFNMRFRPAFGEGIEAAKDGDTRFVPILVATPSDATRDGPYVYPKGPYPHIQAQKGEKESMMWCVERPDGGRGFGFTGGHFHKNWGNGEFRKTILNALLWVTKVEVPENGVASTVSEEDLTQNLDDKPAPKPKKTTMTTPKVFQREVVVTEK